From Carya illinoinensis cultivar Pawnee chromosome 5, C.illinoinensisPawnee_v1, whole genome shotgun sequence, one genomic window encodes:
- the LOC122311774 gene encoding mitotic checkpoint protein BUB3.3 yields the protein MNGTCLEFEKPIRDAISRIRFAPYSNNLLISSWDSSLRLYDVDGSVLRLEARSEAAPLDCCFQNESVAFSAGSDGFVRRYDLHLGTTATIGNHDDIATSIGYSDETSQVISAGLDKEIVFWDPRMAEAVAYLRNLGAEVESMSLSGSNLMVAIGASIYMYDLRNLDKPVQAEDSNVGIQIRCVSASPYSKGYAVGSVDGRVAVEICHPSNPNDIRYMFRCHPKSKDGRYHLASVNDIVFNPLICGAFVTGDNEGYVTAWDIRSRRRIFELPRYQNSVASLSYNHEGQLLAVASSYTYQEAKEIEELPQIFIHGIDDSYIRSMSSGSSSRN from the exons ATGAATGGAACTTGTTTGGAGTTCGAAAAACCTATTCGAGACGCCATTTCCAGAATTCGATTCGCTCCCTACTCTAACAATCTCCTTATTTCTTCTTGGGACTCC AGTCTGAGATTGTACGATGTGGATGGGTCTGTGCTCAGACTAGAAGCTCGGTCCGAAGCCGCGCCTCTTGATTGTTGTTTCCAGAATGAATCTGTTGCTTTCAGCGCTGGGTCTGATGGATTCGTTAGAAG GTATGACTTGCATTTGGGAACTACCGCTACAATTGGAAATCATGATGATATAGCAACGAGCATTGGATATTCTGATGAAACGA GTCAAGTAATCTCTGCTGGTTTGGATAAGGAGATAGTATTCTGGGACCCTCGCATGGCAGAGGCTGTTGCATACCTGAGAAATCTTGGTGCGGAGGTGGAATCGATGTCACTCTCTGGGTCTAATCTGATGGTAGCCATTGGAGCatccatatatatgtatgactTGCGTAATTTAGACAAACCGGTTCAGGCAGAAGATTCAAACGTGGGCATTCAAATTAGATGTGTCAGCGCAAGTCCTTATTCTAAAG GATATGCGGTTGGATCGGTGGATGGACGAGTAGCAGTGGAGATTTGCCATCCATCCAATCCAAACGACATTAG ATACATGTTCCGCTGTCATCCAAAGTCAAAGGATGGAAGATATCATCTGGCATCGGTGAATGACATTGTTTTCAATCCACT CATCTGTGGTGCTTTTGTCACAGGTGATAATGAGGGTTATGTTACTGCATGGGATATTCGAAGCAGGAGAAGAATCTTTGAG TTGCCTAGGTACCAAAATAGTGTGGCATCCTTGTCGTACAACCATGAGGGACAACTTTTGGCTGTTGCATCAAGCTACACATACCAAGAAGCTAAAGAAAT AGAAGAGCTTCCTCAAATATTCATACACGGAATTGATGACAGCTACATTAGATCAATGTCTTCCGGAAGTTCGAGTAGGAATTGA
- the LOC122311775 gene encoding eukaryotic translation initiation factor 5A-2 has protein sequence MSDEEHHFESKADAGASKTYPQQAGTIRKNGYIVIKGRPCKVVEVSTSKTGKHGHAKCHFVGIDIFTAKKLEDIVPSSHNCDVPHVNRTDYQLIDISEDGFVSLLTENGNTKDDLRLPTDENLLSQIKDGFGEGKDLVVSVMSAMGEEQICALKDIGPK, from the exons ATGTCCGACGAGGAGCACCACTTCGAGTCCAAGGCCGACGCCGGAGCTTCCAAGACCTATCCTCAGCAGGCCGGTACCATCCGTAAAAACGGTTACATTGTCATCAAGGGCAGGCCTTGcaag GTTGTGGAGGTTTCTACTTCCAAAACTGGCAAGCATGGTCATGCTAAGTGTCACTTTGTTGGGATTGACATTTTTACTGCCAAGAAGCTCGAGGATATTGTTCCCTCATCCCACAACTGTGAT GTTCCCCATGTCAACCGCACTGACTATCAGCTGATTGATATATCTGAGGATGGATTT GTGAGTCTGCTGACTGAGAATGGTAATACTAAGGATGACCTGAGGCTTCCGACTGATGAAAATCTGCTTTCCCAG ATCAAAGATGGTTTTGGTGAGGGAAAAGATTTGGTTGTTTCAGTGATGTCTGCTATGGGAGAGGAGCAGATTTGTGCCCTCAAGGACATTGGCCCCAAGTAG